Proteins encoded by one window of Brasilonema sennae CENA114:
- the ssb gene encoding single-stranded DNA-binding protein, producing the protein MSDYLNRITIVGRCGQNPDIRYFESGSVKASISVAVRPPYKSETALWFDLIAWGSTAEVIANYVKKGTQISILGEFGFDRWTDKNSGAMRSKPVVTVQTIELLGSPRSEDKSSLQEEQTISLANANF; encoded by the coding sequence ATGAGCGACTATCTCAATCGTATTACAATCGTCGGACGCTGCGGTCAAAATCCGGACATTCGCTACTTTGAAAGTGGCTCGGTAAAAGCAAGTATTTCGGTTGCAGTTAGACCTCCCTACAAAAGTGAAACAGCATTATGGTTTGACCTCATCGCCTGGGGTTCAACAGCTGAGGTAATCGCAAATTACGTCAAAAAGGGAACCCAAATTTCCATATTAGGCGAGTTCGGATTTGATAGATGGACAGACAAAAACTCAGGTGCAATGCGCTCTAAACCCGTAGTAACTGTCCAAACAATCGAATTATTAGGTTCTCCTCGCAGTGAAGATAAATCCTCCTTACAGGAAGAACAAACCATAAGCCTAGCTAACGCCAATTTCTAA